A region from the Halomonas piscis genome encodes:
- a CDS encoding Smr/MutS family protein, translating into MNRRRYPHDDSPHDDDFSAFRQALEASGVRRLNTNRADTGKPKPAAVDKAMRRKAAVESQTLNTTGRTSDGRVEAVRPSEYLEFSLPDLPWRTLSQLKRGRTAWQAGLDLHGYTLEEARLELESFLRDAAARGLRCVIVVHGKAWGATANFPVLKSHTNAWLREWPGVLAFCSATDADGGTGAVYVLLKKPGRG; encoded by the coding sequence ATGAACCGCCGCCGCTACCCGCACGACGACTCACCTCATGACGATGACTTCAGCGCCTTTCGCCAGGCGCTCGAGGCTTCCGGGGTGCGTCGCCTGAACACCAATCGGGCGGATACCGGCAAGCCCAAACCGGCGGCTGTCGACAAGGCAATGCGGCGCAAGGCGGCGGTGGAAAGCCAAACGCTGAACACCACCGGGCGCACCTCGGACGGCCGGGTCGAAGCCGTGCGCCCCTCCGAGTACCTGGAGTTTTCGCTGCCGGACCTGCCCTGGCGCACCCTGAGCCAGCTGAAGCGCGGCCGAACCGCCTGGCAGGCCGGGCTCGACCTGCACGGCTATACCCTGGAAGAGGCGCGCCTGGAACTTGAGAGCTTTCTTCGCGACGCCGCTGCCCGGGGGCTTCGCTGTGTGATCGTGGTTCACGGCAAGGCCTGGGGGGCCACGGCGAACTTCCCCGTGCTCAAGAGCCATACCAACGCCTGGCTGCGCGAGTGGCCCGGGGTGCTGGCGTTCTGCTCGGCAACGGACGCCGACGGCGGCACCGGCGCCGTTTACGTGCTGCTGAAAAAACCCGGCCGCGGCTAG
- a CDS encoding patatin-like phospholipase family protein — translation MNEQAKASRCKVALVLGSGGARGYAHIGVIDALEARGVDIVSIAGCSMGALVGGIYAAGKLPEYREWVSQLDYLDVLRLVDVTWSPMGAMRANKVMDKLDAMIHDVRLEDLPIPVTTVATDLIRQREVWFQNGLLLRAIRASIAVPGVITPVNLGDQVLVDGGLLNPLPLMPVLAAHEADIVVAVNATAHSAQAATLEELLPERPAERVVDMSENAQVVSRWMGEVRTATRRLWQGIGSFGGEKSDVSEAEARGKREWGKLDMILESFDITQAALAKYKIAGYPPDVLIDVPKTVCSAYEFHRAEDLIRLGRHLADDALKHHLSSDARAQLPCADDPPVGD, via the coding sequence ATGAACGAACAAGCAAAAGCCAGCAGGTGCAAGGTGGCGCTGGTGCTGGGCAGCGGCGGTGCCCGGGGCTATGCCCATATCGGCGTGATCGACGCCCTGGAAGCCCGGGGGGTTGACATCGTCTCCATTGCCGGCTGCTCCATGGGCGCGCTGGTCGGAGGGATCTACGCCGCGGGCAAGCTGCCCGAATACCGGGAGTGGGTCAGCCAGCTGGACTACCTGGACGTGCTGCGGCTGGTTGACGTGACCTGGAGCCCCATGGGGGCGATGCGCGCCAACAAGGTAATGGACAAGCTGGACGCCATGATCCACGACGTGCGCCTGGAAGACCTGCCGATTCCGGTGACCACGGTGGCCACCGACCTGATACGCCAGCGCGAAGTGTGGTTCCAGAACGGCTTGCTGCTGCGCGCCATCCGCGCCTCCATTGCCGTGCCCGGGGTCATCACGCCGGTGAACCTGGGCGACCAGGTGCTGGTGGACGGCGGCCTTTTGAACCCGCTGCCGCTGATGCCGGTGCTGGCCGCCCACGAAGCGGATATCGTGGTGGCGGTCAACGCCACGGCCCATAGCGCTCAGGCGGCCACGCTTGAGGAGCTGCTGCCGGAAAGGCCCGCCGAGCGGGTGGTGGACATGAGCGAGAACGCCCAGGTGGTCAGCCGCTGGATGGGCGAAGTGCGCACGGCGACCCGTCGTTTGTGGCAGGGAATCGGCAGCTTCGGCGGCGAGAAGAGCGACGTTAGCGAAGCCGAAGCGCGCGGCAAGCGCGAATGGGGCAAGCTGGACATGATCCTTGAGTCCTTCGACATTACTCAGGCGGCCCTTGCCAAATACAAGATCGCCGGCTATCCGCCCGACGTGCTGATCGACGTGCCCAAGACCGTGTGCAGCGCCTACGAGTTTCATCGCGCGGAAGACCTGATTCGGCTGGGGCGCCATCTGGCCGACGACGCCTTGAAGCATCATCTGAGCAGCGACGCCCGCGCGCAGCTGCCCTGCGCCGACGATCCGCCGGTGGGTGACTAG